Within Wyeomyia smithii strain HCP4-BCI-WySm-NY-G18 chromosome 2, ASM2978416v1, whole genome shotgun sequence, the genomic segment atgtTAAGAAGCATGGATATCGAAAAATACTCGAACCTCTTATAAGTGATCTCAAGCGTCTTGAAAATGGAATTACTGTAAGTTATGGAGCGCAAAAATTCACTTTGCAGGCGGTTGTAACCATATTTTTCGGAGATACCCTGGCCGTGCATGACGTATTTGAATTACTAGGACCAAGCGCAAACTTTTTTTGCCGATCATGCCAAGTTTCGAGAGAAGTCTTTCACCAAAAACCTCTCGTTAAACATCCATCCCGTACCAGAGATTGGTATGAAAGTAATCTATCAGCCGTACAGCAAGGATTAAAAGCTCCGAAAGATTGTGGATTGAAGGTATCTGGTTGCATACTGAATGAACTGCAATTCTTTCATATTAGCGATAATCATTGTCTCGACCCTATGCATGATTTAGCCGAGGGCGTAGTTCCATTGACTGTTCAGCTTGTACTGGCATATTATTACAGCAATAAAGAAACAAAGCTTAGCGCTAGATATATTAATGATCGCataaataacttcatatacGGTTATGCTGATCGTCATAATAAGCCATCATCCAATTTTACAGATGAAATGTTGTTACGCCCTTCAAAGCATAAGATAAAAAAACTGCTTCTCAAACATTTTTGCTATTGCGTGCTTAAcattcggataacattcacctcctccgccccgttaataatttatggaaattagacgtagctgaaagtttagaaatttataaacaacactcatgcacgcttctcaataaagacgcaggtaatcacccctcatggctattcaatctgcttcccaaaaaaccccagacatggtacggtaaacaatcgaccgcataattccctacctaactccaatcgtgggtgctaaattttcatttttacctactacaaataaaaaaacaggatttacgctttgctctttaccagtccacataagcactgaggaagactgtacgtcacagtcgaaatatatatttgcggactgaatttcaatatttttttccaaaaaaattagtagagtataacggaaaccgataactatttctttgattgattctATTTCCTGTATACGGTATAATACGCGAGATCGTAGTACTATCGggcaaaactttttttctgttgCGAATGTGTGACACCACGGACTATAATGAATTCTATGAAGCCTATGAACTGCAAATCACAAAGCAAGAAAAATTTATCGGCACTGAAGATTGTTTCACTGATGCAATCTTCTCATTTTGGATCCCTGCAGTCTACAGTCAGAGATACATTTCGAGGCGATGTTATAACCGAGATTATTGATCTGTTGTACGTAAATCATAtttatccattttttttaactgttgAATAAGCATTCTCATACCAGGCAATGAAGAAATTGAAGATCTGGAAACATTCCTAGAGTTAAATGAACGTGACTATAGTAGATTACAGTTAACAACAAAAATGATCaaaaccatcgaaaaattacaAGCACAGTTTCGTGAAAAGCCAGAAGACTGCAAGGAACATGAAGAATGGGTTGAGGAGGTGTCGAATAACGATTCGGAAAATTGTCAGGAAAATGCAGTCTCCTGGGATGCTGATAATCCTTATCATGGCATTTCACTCGAGGAAGTTAGCATCTAGttaattttttgtgaaaaacagtcacTGTATTTTCTAACCTCTTACAGAATATTAGTATCGATCGTACTTCCAATGGCATTGTACTTATGGAAATACTGCAAGAAAATGGAAGAATAAGCGATAGTATCACTAGAAAAATTTGTAATGTTTTGTGTGAATGCTTGAAATCGCTGTACGAATATCAATCACATGAATTTTAACTTCATGGAGACCCTCaatttatatttattgtttACTTGCAGATTTCTtacgatttcaaaatgatgaaACCAGCAGCaggagaatttttcgaaaagtgGATTACACTAGAACAAAAAATCCTAACCACTTACAAGGAGATGTTTAAAGAAATTAAGCATGGTAGCACGATTTAAAGTATTTGTCTTAGTTCAGTGAGTAATTATATTACATATCGTTGTAGATTTCATACGTGCACTTGCCAttataaaggaaaaaaatccaTCACGGGGATCCAAAAGGCGCCAAGCAGACAATGGGGGAAATAATCCGCTCAATGGAATTGTTCACTTTATTAGAGTAAGTAAGGCATCAATCAAGTGATTCAACTTTATAGTTTTTGTGTTATATGTTATAGGCTGACGATGAAATACCAACAGACGAAAACATTCCATTGTTGATTGTTCGTGGCTCCTTTTCTGCGGACTCCAACGAATGTACTCTCCACCTTTTAGGTCACAACATACCCGTGGGCAACGATTTGCGATCCGCCTTCAAAATTTATCTCGAATCGCTCACTGTTTTCAACATAACACCTGCTGCATTCGATAAGCAGTTCTTCCTGTTTTTCAATGGTGCTGTCTTCGGCTTTGAAACTTTGAGCACAACTGGCATGACGTTTATGCACAGTCTACAGCAGTAAAAACGATTTTCGCTTGGACAAATTCGAAGCGGCGAAcatcgatttttgattttttttctttttaatacttaaaatttttaattatctTGGTATAAGAATATATTTCATCAAAACAACGTTGAATCATATTTCTGGTTTacttaaatatttaaaaataaacaaataacaaacatCCTTTCCCTACTGTCTTAAACAACTTGCAGATTTGATCGGTAGTTCTGACAACTAATCGCATTTGCCGGTTCCACAGATTGAGTCGGTAATAATGACAGAAAGCTTCAACAATTTGATTACTGATCGTTCGGTAATGGTTTATATTACCGAACGTTTTACTGagcgctcagctgttgaaaagtcgGTGAAAAAATAAACGAATTCAGTGATTTAATTTAAGTGTGtatcttttaaagacactattATACTACCCGTTCATCAATAATCTGGTAATTTTCGCTCAGAAAGTGTGATGTCAGTTAAGTTTTTGGTAAAGCCGTTTCTTATGAAAACGTTAATGAACCATGGCAAATCAGGTAGCTGTTattaaaagatattttttacaGCTTTAATTAAGAAAattatagtaaacgtctgttgcaacatttctGGTGAAGAACATTATTGACATTGTTAAAGAACCTATCAAAACAAGAATATTTATCATGCGTTGTTTGGTAAAAGGTGTTCAGGTGGCCCACTAAAGGAAGCggtctatattaagcagatctaccctaTATTATAGGCCGCCCTGAACCGTCCTGAACGGCACTTCAGCCTCTCACCCATTTTGTATTTGAGGCAGACTACTTCCTCCATCCACTCATCTGgtagtttttcctcctcccataGCCATAGCCTAAATCTTAAAAcgaacttcatgaacatcgggTGCTGATACCCATATGCTGCTAGTGCTCCTGTGTTCAGTTCTTGTTTCGCTTCGACTGGCTTTATCACCATTAAGGTGTCCATTGGGGCATTCCTATCGGAATGCTTTGTTTGTTAAATAGATCTTCGCTTTCTTCAGAGCTCAGCGCAAATCATTTCTCCGTGTCGTGTGGTTGTTCACCGGAAGGAATGGAATGGATGGAATGCGATATTCAATGATAACTGACTGTTGTTAATTATGTGCTCGGTGCTCCGATCTAGGAATCTATACGCCTTTTTCTGCGACGAATGACCAACGAGTCTGCTGTGCTGCCGTATCAAACTTCATTCGAATCTTTTTCGGTATCCAGAAAAAGGAATCAGTGCTATAGAATTTCCTTGTTATATACAAGTGAATTCGTCTTGGTTGAACGAATGAACAAATACGAATTAGCTATATTTCTTTCTGAACTACTGATATTAATAATACTTAGCATACTATGACCATTTCCGTTTTCTACTCTAAAACTCCTCTTGAACGGTAATGGTTAACCCAATTAGTTTTGCTAGTTTTTCCAGTCTAACGCGCTGCAATGGTTTCGTCATGAGGTCTGCTACCATATCTTCAGATGGGCAGTAGATACACTTTATCTCTTGCTTCTCAATTAGATCCTTTGTAAAATGAAACTTCGTCGCTATGTGCTCCATTTTCCTTgttaatttttctctctcaatAATTTTTAGACAACTTTGGTTGTCTTCGTGTATGATAACTTTCTGTTCATCATTTAGCTCCCGCAGTAGCAATTTCAACCATAGAGCTTCTTGTGCTGCTTCAGCAAGTGCGATAAATTCCGCCTCTGCTGTTGATTGGGCCACACAAGTTTGTTTACGACAAGCCCAGCTCACTGTTCCTCCGTTAACCTTGAATGCAAATCCGCTGTGCGATTTCCGGTCATCTCGATTTTCAGCCCAGTCAGCGTCAGAATAACCGACGATTGTTCCGGTTTCACCTTTCCTACTCAACCGTTATCGGCAGTTGATCGTTCCTTTGAGGTACCGTACCACGCGCTTGAGTTCACTCCAGTCTTCTTGCGTGGGAAGATTCGTCTTTCTGCTCAAGATTGATACAGCGGTCGAAATGTCAGGTCGTGTGTTAACAGTTATATACAGGACCTTTCCAATTAACTTCTGATATTCGGTATTGCTTGCCAATGGAGTcccttcattttcatttttgaaatatcCGGGATCTAACGGAGTTTTGGAAATTTTGGCATCCGTCAGCCCGCTTGAATCCACTACTTCACGTATGTACTTCTGCTGGCTCAAAAAGTAATTACCATGACggtctttttcaattttcatcccTAGGTAAAAGCAGATATCACCCAACTCGCTGACCTCGAACGACCCCTTCAGACTTCTCACAAAAGTTTCAATCATCTTTAGATCTTCACTCGCCATCACCAGGTCATCGACGTATACGAGTACGTAACCCCAACGCCCATTCAACTGTTTCCGGTACAAACACGGATCGAATGTACATCTTTGGAATTGCTGCCGCTTCAACACTTCATGCAGTCGTTGGTTCCATGCTCTCGCCGCCTGTTTCAGCCCATACAAGCTACGATGCAGTCGGCAAACCTTCCACTCATTTCCTTGTTTCATAAATCCGCTTGGCTGCCGCATGTATATCTCCACCTCAATATCGCCATTCAAGAATGCGGTCTTGACATCGTACTGCTTcggccatgtttttttttgctgcgaCTGCCATCAACGTCCGGAAAGTGGTTTGCTGCACTACCGGAAAGAATACTTCATCGTAATCAGATCCATACTGTTGGCTAAAGCCTTGGGCAACTAAACGAGCTTTGAATCGAACTACTTCTCCGTTGATGTCTCACTTAAGTGTACACCCACTTGCATCCTACAGCTTTTCGTCCTGGAGGGAGATCAGCCAACGTCCAGGTATTATTGGCGTGAATCGACTCCAATTCCTCCGCCATTGCCTGCTTCCAGTTCTTTGCGTATGGCGAAGCCATCGCCTCCCTATAGTTTTTTGGTTAATCGACTGCGCCTGATCCATGGTTAGCATCCAACGCCGAGCATTGTTTGGGATGATGATCGTTGTCTTCATCACTGAAACCATCTACTTCTCGCAACACATCGGGTTTGACCTGGGGATTAGGATTGACGGGAAGACCTTTGCTCTGAACGTTGAAATCTTTATACTTGCCTGGAAACACGTGCTCCCTTCCACTGCGCCTCAACACCTGTGACCTAGGTGGATTTGAAGATTGTCGTGGAGGGAGCACAGTCACATCGTTGGAGTCAGTACATGTGTGTTTGATGTCCTCATCTTCTGAAATCTCTGCAGTTTCGTATGCTGCTTCATCATATTCTTGAATGACAGGAACGTTCGGAACTGTCGCTGGAACACTACTGAATTCTACCGGAACTATAGTTCGTTGTTTGTTAGATGGAAGTCCCTTTTCTCCGATGCATTCGTCGATGAAACACACCTCTCTACTCTTCAGAAAACACTTCGTCTTTGGATCGTACAAACGGTAGCCTTTTGACTCCTCCTCAATCCCATTTCTGTCGTTTTTGTTTTGGCACTTGCACCATGGCCTTCGTTTCAAACACTCTAACATGAGAAACGTCTGGTTTCCGTCCGCTCCAAACCTCTTCAGGAGTCAAATCATGTCCGCGAGTGGGAGATCGGTTCACAAGATATACTGCTGCTGCCGTTGCCTCTGCCCAGAAGAATTTCGGAAGGTTCGCTTCGAATAGCATTCAAACTTGCCCGTTCGGTAATTGTTCTGTTGGCACGCTCTGCCAGTCCATTCTGCTCTGGGGTATAATCGTTGGTTGTTTGGTGCCGTATTCCCATTTTCTTCAAGAAACTTTGAAATCCGTTATTGATATATTCCTTACCATTATCTGTTCGCAgggtttttatctttttttcgcACTGGCGCTCCGCTTGTGCTTGGAATTCCTTGAAACGACCAAGGACCTCCTCTTCAGATTTTGTCTTCAAGAAGTAAACGAACATTTTCCGCGATCGATCGTCGATGAACGTTACATAATAACGACTTCCTGATGGTGACGATACCTCCATTGGTCCCGCTATGTCGGAGTGAATCTCTTCTAACAATTCCTCTGCTCTCGATCCGCTCTTGCCAAATGGAATGCGGGTCTGCTTCCCCATTGGACACACGGTTCAATCGTTGCGTTGTTCGTTTGAAATTTGCATTCCGCACGCGATGCCATTCGCCAATCTTTACACGCTGTTGTAATTGAGATGACCCATCCTCTTATGCCAAGTTTCTGCAGATGCAATGGCAGAGCTCAACAT encodes:
- the LOC129719772 gene encoding uncharacterized protein LOC129719772, encoding MEDVFQQLQQKDDRIVQIFRNEEIEDLETFLELNERDYSRLQLTTKMIKTIEKLQAQFREKPEDCKEHEEWVEEVSNNDSENCQENAVSWDADNPYHGISLEEISYDFKMMKPAAGEFFEKWITLEQKILTTYKEMFKEIKHDFIRALAIIKEKNPSRGSKRRQADNGGNNPLNGIVHFIRADDEIPTDENIPLLIVRGSFSADSNECTLHLLGHNIPVGNDLRSAFKIYLESLTVFNITPAAFDKQFFLFFNGAVFGFETLSTTGMTFMHSLQQ